Proteins from a single region of Argiope bruennichi chromosome 6, qqArgBrue1.1, whole genome shotgun sequence:
- the LOC129971120 gene encoding transcription elongation factor 1 homolog yields MGRRRSKRKPPPKQKAIMPLETQFNCPFCNHEKSCEVKMDRQRNTGRITCRVCLEDFQTSINYLSEPVDVYSDWIDACESANQ; encoded by the exons ATGGGCAGGCGAAGAAGTAAAAGGAAACCACCACCCAAACAAAAAGCAATTATGCCTTTGGAAACACAGTTCAATTGCCCATTTTGTAATCATGAAAAATCTTGTGaagtaaaaat ggATAGACAAAGGAATACTGGTCGAATTACATGTCGGGTTTGTCTAGAAGACTTTCAAACTTCCATTAATT ATCTTTCTGAACCTGTTGATGTTTATAGTGATTGGATTGATGCCTGTGAATCTGCAAATCAATAA